In Drosophila simulans strain w501 chromosome 3R, Prin_Dsim_3.1, whole genome shotgun sequence, a single window of DNA contains:
- the LOC6728788 gene encoding probable maleylacetoacetate isomerase 2 isoform X2, with amino-acid sequence MSLSAIAKPILYSYWRSSCSWRVRIAMNLKEIPYDIKPISLIKSGGEQHCNEYREVNPMEQVPALQIDGHTLIESVAIMHYLEETRPQRPLLPQDVHKRAKVREIVEIICSGIQPLQNLIVLIHVGEEKKKEWAQHWITRGFRAVEKALSTSAGKYCVGDEISMADCCLVPQVFNARRFHVDLRPYPIILRIDRELESNPAFRAAHPSNQPDCPPELPNK; translated from the exons ATGTCCTTATCGGCCATAGCCAAG CCAATACTCTACTCGTATTGGCGCAGCTCGTGCTCCTGGCGCGTGCGCATTGCGATGAACCTGAAGGAGATACCCTACGACATCAAGCCGATCAGCCTGATCAAATCCGGTGGCGAGCAGCACTGCAATGAGTATCGCGAGGTGAATCCTATGGAGCAGGTGCCCGCCCTGCAGATTG ATGGACACACCCTCATCGAATCGGTGGCTATAATGCACTACCTGGAGGAAACACGTCCCCAGCGACCACTCCTCCCACAGGACGTCCACAAGCGGGCCAAGGTGCGCGAAATAGTCGAGATCATCTGCTCGGGCATCCAGCCCCTGCAGAACCTCATCGTGCTCATCCACGTGGgcgaggagaagaagaaggagtGGGCCCAGCACTGGATTACACGTGGCTTCCGGGCGGTGGAGAAGGCGCTGTCCACCTCGGCCGGCAAATACTGCGTGGGCGATGAGATTTCCATGGCGGATTGCTGCCTCGTTCCTCAGGTGTTCAATGCCCGAAG ATTCCACGTCGATTTGCGACCGTATCCCATAATTCTGCGCATCGATCGCGAACTGGAGAGCAATCCGGCATTCCGGGCGGCCCATCCCTCCAATCAACCGGACTGTCCGCCGGAGCTGCCCAACAAATAG
- the LOC6728789 gene encoding probable maleylacetoacetate isomerase 1 yields MASATQLTHRGIHLARLYRSSWSKPLFRNMATKPILYSYWPSSCSWRVRVALAIKKIDYDIKPTSLLKTVSGHAYTDEYREVNPMQKVPSLKIDGHTLCDSVAIMHYLEETRPQPALLPQDPVKRAKVREIVELICSGIQPLQNSSVLNHIGKDQSLQWAQHWIARGFQGLEKVLSQSAGKFCVGDELSMADICLVPQVRNARRYKADLTPYPTIIRLNQELQELDVFKATHPSTQPDCPPEFAKK; encoded by the exons ATGGCTTCTGCTACACAATTGACCCACAGGGGCATCCATTTGGCCCGATTGTACAGATCTTCTTGGTCTAAGCCCTTGTTCCGGAATATGGCAACAAAGCCTATACTGTATTCCTATTGGCCTAGTTCGTGTTCTTGGAGAGTTCGCGTTGCGCTGGCAATTAAGAAGATTGATTATGACATCAAGCCGACATCTTTGCTGAAAACAGTCAGCGGACATGCCTATACGGATGAATATAGGGAAGTCAATCCGATGCAAAAGGTTCCCTCTTTGAAGATTG ATGGTCATACCTTGTGCGATTCGGTGGCTATTATGCACTACCTGGAGGAAACTCGACCTCAGCCCGCACTTTTGCCCCAAGATCCGGTTAAAAGAGCCAAGGTCCGTGAAATTGTGGAGCTCATTTGCTCGGGCATCCAGCCACTGCAAAATAGTTCTGTCCTAAATCATATAGGCAAGGATCAGAGTCTGCAATGGGCCCAACACTGGATTGCTCGAGGATTTCAGGGTCTCGAGAAGGTTCTTTCCCAATCGGCGGGTAAATTCTGTGTGGGAGATGAGCTCAGCATGGCTGATATTTGCCTGGTGCCTCAGGTGCGCAATGCCAGGAG ATACAAAGCTGACCTGACCCCATATCCCACCATAATACGCTTGAATCAGGAACTACAAGAACTTGATGTTTTTAAAGCCACTCATCCCAGTACCCAGCCAGATTGCCCACCTGAATTcgcaaaaaaataa
- the LOC6728788 gene encoding probable maleylacetoacetate isomerase 2 isoform X3 produces MNHPILYSYWRSSCSWRVRIAMNLKEIPYDIKPISLIKSGGEQHCNEYREVNPMEQVPALQIDGHTLIESVAIMHYLEETRPQRPLLPQDVHKRAKVREIVEIICSGIQPLQNLIVLIHVGEEKKKEWAQHWITRGFRAVEKALSTSAGKYCVGDEISMADCCLVPQVFNARRFHVDLRPYPIILRIDRELESNPAFRAAHPSNQPDCPPELPNK; encoded by the exons ATGAATCAT CCAATACTCTACTCGTATTGGCGCAGCTCGTGCTCCTGGCGCGTGCGCATTGCGATGAACCTGAAGGAGATACCCTACGACATCAAGCCGATCAGCCTGATCAAATCCGGTGGCGAGCAGCACTGCAATGAGTATCGCGAGGTGAATCCTATGGAGCAGGTGCCCGCCCTGCAGATTG ATGGACACACCCTCATCGAATCGGTGGCTATAATGCACTACCTGGAGGAAACACGTCCCCAGCGACCACTCCTCCCACAGGACGTCCACAAGCGGGCCAAGGTGCGCGAAATAGTCGAGATCATCTGCTCGGGCATCCAGCCCCTGCAGAACCTCATCGTGCTCATCCACGTGGgcgaggagaagaagaaggagtGGGCCCAGCACTGGATTACACGTGGCTTCCGGGCGGTGGAGAAGGCGCTGTCCACCTCGGCCGGCAAATACTGCGTGGGCGATGAGATTTCCATGGCGGATTGCTGCCTCGTTCCTCAGGTGTTCAATGCCCGAAG ATTCCACGTCGATTTGCGACCGTATCCCATAATTCTGCGCATCGATCGCGAACTGGAGAGCAATCCGGCATTCCGGGCGGCCCATCCCTCCAATCAACCGGACTGTCCGCCGGAGCTGCCCAACAAATAG
- the LOC6728788 gene encoding probable maleylacetoacetate isomerase 2 isoform X1, which yields MSTNLCPNASSSDTQPILYSYWRSSCSWRVRIAMNLKEIPYDIKPISLIKSGGEQHCNEYREVNPMEQVPALQIDGHTLIESVAIMHYLEETRPQRPLLPQDVHKRAKVREIVEIICSGIQPLQNLIVLIHVGEEKKKEWAQHWITRGFRAVEKALSTSAGKYCVGDEISMADCCLVPQVFNARRFHVDLRPYPIILRIDRELESNPAFRAAHPSNQPDCPPELPNK from the exons ATGTCTACTAATCTCTGTCCCAATGCTTCCTCCTCTGACACACAGCCAATACTCTACTCGTATTGGCGCAGCTCGTGCTCCTGGCGCGTGCGCATTGCGATGAACCTGAAGGAGATACCCTACGACATCAAGCCGATCAGCCTGATCAAATCCGGTGGCGAGCAGCACTGCAATGAGTATCGCGAGGTGAATCCTATGGAGCAGGTGCCCGCCCTGCAGATTG ATGGACACACCCTCATCGAATCGGTGGCTATAATGCACTACCTGGAGGAAACACGTCCCCAGCGACCACTCCTCCCACAGGACGTCCACAAGCGGGCCAAGGTGCGCGAAATAGTCGAGATCATCTGCTCGGGCATCCAGCCCCTGCAGAACCTCATCGTGCTCATCCACGTGGgcgaggagaagaagaaggagtGGGCCCAGCACTGGATTACACGTGGCTTCCGGGCGGTGGAGAAGGCGCTGTCCACCTCGGCCGGCAAATACTGCGTGGGCGATGAGATTTCCATGGCGGATTGCTGCCTCGTTCCTCAGGTGTTCAATGCCCGAAG ATTCCACGTCGATTTGCGACCGTATCCCATAATTCTGCGCATCGATCGCGAACTGGAGAGCAATCCGGCATTCCGGGCGGCCCATCCCTCCAATCAACCGGACTGTCCGCCGGAGCTGCCCAACAAATAG